A window from uncultured Desulfobacter sp. encodes these proteins:
- a CDS encoding DUF3482 domain-containing protein yields MMKLPEFAVLGHPNEGKSSVVSTLTEDDRIQVSPVPGETRVSKSYSVTLDDKEIIRFVDTPGFQVPRQTLSWFKKNPGADMVERFISDHEKDPFFADECELLTPVANGAGIIYVVDGSRPIREDDLAEMEILRLTGRPRMAIINSKSETRDNTSVWKDEFRKFFNVVRVFNSNQADFYERIRLLESLKAIDQDIEPLMENVIQAFNMEWEKRNRMACAYIVHALEQSLTFSLSRRLKADMDPVTLKEDLTREYQEKIRNIENKMFGHIRSLFRHHLYDYPLPACSILRHDLFSEQTWEMLGLTRAQAATAGALLGGTLGVVLDTAAAGLTFGIFTAIGSALGAGSAFMGIRRLAGAAKGLGGDRVQVGPNENIQFLYILLDRALLYYTHMSRRAHGRRDVPETDSQASKGEKAGISTRLTTKQHRVCMEFFKACRKKSPTSGKKHAQSFDQLVASLLEDILQRRINP; encoded by the coding sequence ATGATGAAATTACCTGAATTTGCCGTTCTGGGACACCCCAACGAGGGAAAGTCCTCGGTGGTGTCCACCCTGACCGAAGACGACCGTATCCAGGTCAGTCCGGTGCCTGGTGAGACAAGGGTTTCCAAATCATATTCAGTGACGTTGGATGACAAAGAGATTATCCGGTTTGTGGATACGCCGGGATTCCAGGTGCCCCGTCAGACCCTATCCTGGTTCAAAAAAAATCCGGGAGCGGACATGGTGGAACGGTTCATTTCCGACCATGAAAAAGACCCGTTTTTTGCCGACGAATGTGAACTGTTAACACCGGTGGCCAATGGGGCCGGCATTATTTATGTGGTGGACGGTTCCCGGCCCATCCGGGAAGATGATCTGGCTGAAATGGAGATCCTGCGGCTCACAGGCCGGCCCAGGATGGCGATTATCAATTCAAAATCCGAGACCCGGGACAATACGTCCGTATGGAAAGACGAGTTCCGCAAATTTTTTAACGTGGTCCGGGTCTTTAATTCCAACCAGGCCGATTTTTATGAGCGCATCCGGCTTCTGGAGAGCCTTAAAGCCATTGACCAAGATATCGAACCGTTGATGGAAAATGTGATCCAGGCCTTTAACATGGAGTGGGAAAAGCGCAACCGCATGGCCTGCGCCTATATTGTCCACGCCCTGGAACAAAGTTTGACCTTTTCCTTGTCCCGCAGGCTGAAGGCCGACATGGATCCCGTGACGCTCAAGGAAGACCTGACCAGGGAATACCAGGAAAAAATCCGGAATATTGAAAACAAAATGTTTGGCCATATCCGATCATTGTTCCGCCACCATCTCTATGATTATCCATTGCCGGCCTGTTCCATTCTCAGGCATGACCTGTTTTCCGAGCAGACCTGGGAGATGCTGGGGCTGACCCGGGCCCAGGCCGCCACGGCCGGGGCACTGCTGGGCGGGACCCTTGGCGTGGTACTGGATACGGCGGCAGCCGGTCTGACCTTCGGCATTTTCACGGCCATCGGTTCGGCTTTAGGCGCAGGCTCCGCCTTTATGGGTATCCGGCGCCTGGCCGGGGCAGCCAAGGGCCTGGGCGGAGACCGGGTCCAGGTGGGCCCCAATGAAAACATTCAGTTTTTATATATTCTTCTGGACCGGGCGTTGCTCTACTACACCCATATGAGCCGGCGCGCCCATGGCCGGCGTGATGTCCCGGAAACGGATTCCCAGGCGTCCAAGGGAGAAAAGGCGGGGATATCCACACGCTTGACAACAAAACAGCACCGGGTCTGCATGGAATTTTTTAAAGCCTGCAGAAAAAAAAGCCCGACATCCGGCAAAAAACACGCACAGTCTTTTGATCAGTTGGTGGCATCTTTGCTGGAAGATATCCTTCAAAGGCGGATCAACCCCTAA
- a CDS encoding tyrosine-type recombinase/integrase — MFEMRLFQRNGWFHVEYARNRSKALRTKDSKKANAIFKEMEAEHLRGRLLLLDRKERLSLSEFSDVYTSDPDRSELSESTLKNDVLAITALKDVAGDIPIRLITKDTIKEFKAHSLGRMKKVSVNTYLARIKAGLEWAKAEGYLDRVPPIKKYKMGRSLPRPISQDDIKRILGQAKAKDMEMYRVINFALFTGCRRSEIVRARYEHINGDTLTVVGKGNKERAFYLLPQALPDRKDIGKIFKFSHVSTLSNYFRDKIVKPLGVTARFHDLRHTAATTMLANGIDLEMVQKILGHTDIRTTQLYADVLQENIEKQMSRMKSVSFE, encoded by the coding sequence ATGTTTGAGATGAGACTGTTTCAAAGAAATGGTTGGTTTCATGTTGAGTATGCCAGGAACCGGTCAAAGGCATTACGGACAAAAGATTCGAAAAAGGCAAATGCCATTTTTAAGGAAATGGAAGCCGAACACCTGCGCGGACGCCTGCTCTTGCTGGACAGGAAAGAACGCTTATCCTTGTCTGAATTTTCAGATGTTTATACATCTGACCCGGACAGATCCGAATTATCAGAAAGCACCCTAAAAAATGACGTCCTTGCCATAACAGCTCTTAAAGATGTGGCTGGTGACATCCCTATAAGATTGATCACGAAAGACACCATAAAAGAATTCAAGGCTCATTCTTTAGGCCGGATGAAAAAAGTGTCCGTGAATACTTACCTTGCCAGAATCAAAGCCGGTCTTGAATGGGCAAAAGCAGAAGGCTATCTTGACCGCGTGCCGCCGATCAAAAAATATAAGATGGGCCGGTCATTGCCTCGGCCAATCTCACAGGATGATATCAAACGGATATTGGGCCAGGCCAAAGCCAAAGACATGGAAATGTACCGAGTAATCAATTTTGCTCTGTTTACCGGCTGTCGGCGCTCTGAAATTGTTCGGGCCAGGTATGAGCACATAAATGGTGACACATTAACTGTGGTAGGTAAAGGCAATAAAGAGAGGGCTTTTTATCTTCTTCCACAGGCTTTGCCGGATCGCAAAGACATTGGCAAGATTTTCAAATTTTCTCACGTTTCAACTCTATCAAATTATTTCAGAGATAAAATTGTCAAGCCGCTGGGTGTGACCGCTCGGTTCCATGACCTTCGCCATACTGCAGCCACCACCATGCTTGCAAACGGTATTGATCTGGAAATGGTCCAGAAAATTTTGGGTCACACAGACATTCGAACAACACAACTTTATGCCGACGTTTTGCAAGAAAATATCGAAAAGCAAATGAGTAGAATGAAAAGTGTTTCTTTTGAATGA
- a CDS encoding TraX family protein, with product MIKLVAFITMVIDHSAIFFFPEHEFIMRSLGALSFPLFAFFITQGLKYTKDLQLYIICLVTCAGVTQPLFNILFPDLHRLNDLYTLLFGLIILVLYERYGYQAFYLTLLLVLSNVVSIYIFIVFAIHFLHHRPVYLLGAMTAFYLLVYYLSGAAYVLFGPAAVFLMYSRATIPLPRMIQKYFYYVAYPGHFLIIILINSIRCPATT from the coding sequence ATGATTAAACTTGTTGCATTCATCACAATGGTGATTGACCATTCGGCCATATTCTTTTTCCCGGAACATGAATTTATCATGCGGTCCCTGGGCGCGTTGTCTTTCCCTTTGTTTGCCTTTTTCATTACCCAGGGCCTTAAATACACCAAGGATCTCCAGCTTTATATCATCTGCCTGGTGACTTGCGCCGGTGTTACCCAGCCCCTGTTTAATATTTTGTTCCCGGACCTGCATAGACTCAATGATCTTTATACCCTGCTTTTTGGCCTGATCATACTTGTCCTGTATGAACGATACGGCTATCAGGCGTTTTATTTGACTCTGCTCCTTGTCCTGTCCAACGTGGTATCAATCTATATTTTCATAGTCTTTGCCATTCATTTTTTGCATCATCGACCGGTGTATCTCCTGGGCGCTATGACGGCCTTCTATCTCTTGGTCTATTATTTATCCGGAGCCGCCTATGTTTTGTTCGGCCCGGCTGCTGTGTTCCTCATGTACTCCAGGGCCACCATACCTTTGCCAAGAATGATCCAAAAATACTTTTATTATGTGGCCTACCCTGGGCATTTTTTAATAATCATCCTGATCAATTCAATCAGATGCCCGGCAACAACTTGA
- a CDS encoding zonular occludens toxin domain-containing protein — translation MPEHAGRSLSDPFDPEPYSGSIHKGLTMISCYEGLPGAGKTYDAMRKLLDNLSQGRRILTNISGPDQEEKQEIIKHFLNLEDSQLKERLVALPNHQITEFWDHTSPGDLVIIDEAQNFFNSRDWQTKTNRAFGKWASEHRHMGVDLILITQNVERIESSVRSLIEFTYRYKKLNMFGNLVKKKYVRFCYYGPSLDQIGQKTCSYDPKIFKCYKSYFKDGTKEIGIEKPANILKHPIFYAIPFVLCLFIYFLSQSSLLSGDLFGTQAISDSIEEKRQQALTQDFQPDTPDQEPGYSGQAAPLTDYVLVGVINSKKIFKSKIDGSILVTQ, via the coding sequence ATGCCTGAGCATGCTGGCCGCAGCCTGTCTGATCCGTTTGACCCTGAACCTTATTCCGGCAGCATTCACAAGGGTCTAACCATGATTTCCTGTTACGAAGGACTTCCCGGTGCCGGTAAAACCTATGATGCCATGCGCAAACTCCTGGACAACCTTTCCCAGGGCAGACGCATTTTAACGAACATCTCCGGCCCGGATCAGGAAGAAAAACAGGAAATCATAAAACACTTCCTCAATCTTGAAGACAGTCAGCTCAAAGAAAGACTTGTCGCTCTGCCAAATCACCAGATCACCGAATTCTGGGACCATACCAGCCCGGGCGATCTGGTCATCATTGACGAAGCCCAGAATTTCTTTAATTCCCGGGACTGGCAAACCAAAACAAACAGAGCCTTTGGCAAATGGGCCAGTGAACACCGTCATATGGGCGTTGACCTGATTCTTATCACCCAAAACGTTGAACGTATCGAAAGCTCTGTCAGGTCCTTGATTGAATTCACCTACCGTTACAAAAAGCTGAACATGTTCGGCAACCTGGTCAAGAAAAAATATGTCCGCTTTTGCTATTACGGCCCCTCCCTTGATCAAATCGGCCAGAAAACCTGTTCCTATGATCCCAAAATATTCAAGTGCTACAAAAGCTATTTTAAGGATGGCACCAAAGAAATAGGCATTGAAAAACCGGCCAATATCCTGAAACACCCCATATTTTATGCGATCCCCTTTGTTCTATGCCTTTTCATCTATTTTTTAAGCCAGTCAAGCCTGTTAAGCGGTGACCTGTTCGGCACCCAGGCCATTTCAGATTCCATTGAAGAAAAAAGGCAACAAGCTTTAACCCAGGACTTTCAGCCTGATACCCCGGATCAGGAACCGGGATATTCCGGCCAGGCAGCGCCTTTAACGGACTACGTATTGGTAGGCGTGATTAACTCGAAAAAGATTTTTAAATCAAAAATCGACGGATCTATTTTGGTGACCCAATGA